One segment of Stomatobaculum sp. F0698 DNA contains the following:
- a CDS encoding GtrA family protein, which produces MNAFWERHAALREFLLFNLLSNCATLVNLLATFVGTHVLFRAFRDRPFSFLVFQYRNIREDLGLAGFLSFLFATALAQTVNFSVQRKLVFRASGDAGKAALRFAGLALFLTLISAALPAYTLPRFGILGSAVLNIVLQVAISFPAMKFWIMPEGTREKKAV; this is translated from the coding sequence GTGAATGCGTTTTGGGAGCGCCACGCTGCGCTGCGGGAGTTTTTGCTTTTTAATCTGCTTTCGAACTGTGCGACCCTGGTGAACCTCCTTGCGACTTTTGTCGGCACGCATGTCTTGTTCCGTGCGTTTCGGGACAGACCTTTTTCCTTCCTGGTTTTTCAGTACAGAAATATACGGGAGGATTTGGGGCTCGCAGGTTTTTTGAGCTTTTTGTTTGCGACCGCGCTCGCACAGACGGTTAATTTCTCGGTGCAGCGAAAGCTGGTATTTCGCGCTTCCGGAGATGCGGGAAAGGCGGCGCTCCGCTTTGCGGGGCTTGCCCTTTTTCTGACCCTAATCTCTGCGGCGCTGCCGGCCTATACCTTGCCGCGCTTCGGTATTTTGGGTTCCGCAGTCTTAAACATAGTGCTGCAGGTGGCAATCAGTTTTCCCGCGATGAAATTTTGGATTATGCCTGAGGGAACTCGGGAGAAGAAGGCAGTATGA
- a CDS encoding DJ-1 family glyoxalase III produces the protein MKRVSALLAQGLEEVECLMVVDLLRRAEVQVTLVSVSGERVVTGAHGIAIVTDRLIEEMDFSAEDMIFLPGGMPGVSNLVRHALVAQTLRAQAEQGKELAAICAAPSILGKMGLFANKRFTCYPGWERGIDGINGAEWSGAAVERSEGLTTGRGLGTAMDFGLKLIGVLCGGETAEKIKQAVQHPDTLY, from the coding sequence ATGAAACGAGTCAGCGCCCTGCTCGCACAGGGCTTGGAAGAAGTGGAATGCCTGATGGTTGTTGACCTCTTGCGGCGCGCCGAGGTACAGGTGACCTTGGTCTCCGTGAGCGGAGAGCGCGTCGTGACCGGTGCGCACGGCATTGCGATTGTGACGGATCGCCTGATCGAGGAGATGGATTTCTCGGCGGAGGATATGATCTTCCTGCCGGGCGGCATGCCGGGCGTCAGCAATCTGGTGCGCCATGCGCTGGTGGCGCAGACCCTGAGAGCGCAGGCCGAACAGGGCAAGGAGCTCGCCGCCATCTGTGCGGCGCCGAGCATACTCGGTAAGATGGGACTCTTTGCGAACAAGCGCTTTACCTGCTATCCGGGTTGGGAGCGCGGCATTGACGGCATCAACGGCGCCGAGTGGAGCGGGGCCGCGGTGGAGCGGAGCGAGGGACTCACGACCGGGCGCGGCCTCGGCACGGCGATGGACTTCGGCTTAAAGCTGATCGGCGTGCTCTGCGGCGGCGAGACGGCAGAGAAAATCAAGCAGGCGGTCCAGCATCCGGACACGCTCTACTGA